In Methylococcus geothermalis, one genomic interval encodes:
- a CDS encoding sensor histidine kinase, translated as MSVVKPLVYRAAQLRGWALLGLLVLILAVLVGMIWRNLDRFETIRAHVNYAHRIMQTGLDLQKALTDSLQDNEKAIQPGRFDALARDLNQLRQSDQHFDPDTPRKLQIVEGYLADPLLGQMGARPRRTRLLLALHVMSEMLDAETARREELLEDISTNTRSEITLASLTLAAILLVTMLFLTRRILKPLRNLRELLSRIAIEDFSPIATHNLDPVLLPVFTSYNEMVGQLAELQETKRRYAEALEADVRSATQALLEQQYSLARAERFAALGELAAGIAHELRNPLAGIQMSCTNLRHEVSNPEQAERLDLIIDELKRMARLLNDLLAQGQHTPAPARDFNLAALVRDLTALTRYQIPSHIALNYEVPEGLTCHLPDGSLRQALLNLILNAAAAIGPAPGEIDVEVHTEGEQLIIQVCDNGPGFSDEILKHGVRPFGTGRPGGTGLGLAMVQRFIREVNGQMHLANRSQGGACCTLIIPRHTASAGEIPTYGL; from the coding sequence ATGTCCGTCGTGAAACCTCTGGTCTACCGTGCGGCCCAGCTTCGCGGCTGGGCCCTGCTCGGCCTGCTCGTGCTGATCCTTGCCGTGCTGGTGGGCATGATCTGGCGCAACCTGGACCGGTTCGAGACCATCCGCGCCCACGTCAATTACGCCCACCGCATCATGCAGACCGGCCTGGACCTTCAAAAGGCCCTGACCGATTCGTTGCAGGACAATGAAAAAGCAATCCAGCCCGGACGCTTCGATGCCCTGGCCCGCGACCTCAACCAGCTCCGCCAATCCGACCAGCATTTCGATCCCGATACGCCGCGCAAGCTCCAAATCGTGGAAGGCTATCTCGCCGATCCTCTCCTCGGCCAGATGGGCGCGCGCCCGCGGCGAACGCGCCTGCTGCTGGCGCTCCATGTGATGAGCGAAATGCTGGACGCGGAAACCGCCCGCCGGGAAGAGTTGCTGGAAGACATCAGCACCAATACCCGCAGCGAGATCACTCTGGCCAGCCTCACGCTCGCCGCCATCCTGCTGGTGACCATGCTGTTCCTCACCCGCCGCATCCTGAAGCCCTTGCGGAATCTGCGGGAACTGCTGTCGCGCATCGCCATCGAGGATTTCTCGCCGATCGCCACCCACAACCTGGACCCGGTGCTGCTGCCGGTTTTCACCAGCTACAACGAAATGGTGGGCCAGCTCGCCGAACTGCAGGAAACCAAGCGGCGTTATGCGGAGGCCTTGGAAGCGGACGTGCGTTCGGCCACCCAGGCCCTGCTCGAGCAGCAATACAGCCTCGCGCGAGCCGAGCGCTTCGCTGCGCTGGGCGAACTCGCCGCCGGCATCGCGCATGAATTGCGCAATCCGCTGGCGGGCATCCAAATGAGCTGCACCAACCTCCGGCATGAGGTCAGCAACCCGGAACAGGCCGAGCGGCTTGATCTCATCATCGACGAACTCAAGCGGATGGCCAGGCTGCTCAACGACTTGCTCGCGCAGGGCCAGCACACGCCGGCGCCTGCCCGGGACTTCAACCTCGCCGCGCTAGTTCGCGACCTCACTGCGTTGACGCGCTATCAGATTCCCTCCCATATCGCGCTGAACTACGAGGTGCCCGAGGGGCTGACCTGCCACTTGCCGGACGGCAGCTTGCGGCAAGCCCTGCTCAATCTGATCCTGAATGCCGCGGCAGCCATCGGCCCGGCGCCCGGCGAGATCGACGTCGAGGTCCATACCGAGGGCGAGCAATTGATCATCCAAGTCTGCGACAATGGTCCCGGGTTTTCGGACGAAATTTTGAAACACGGTGTCCGGCCGTTCGGAACCGGCCGGCCGGGCGGAACCGGCCTCGGCCTCGCCATGGTGCAGCGCTTCATCCGCGAGGTGAACGGCCAGATGCATCTGGCCAACCGCAGCCAGGGCGGCGCCTGCTGCACGCTCATCATCCCGCGCCACACCGCTTCTGCCGGAGAAATACCCACTTATGGCCTATAG
- a CDS encoding SulP family inorganic anion transporter translates to MNTATIAESIPPDGMAGLRAHWKSDLVSGFLIFLIALPLCLGVAMASGFPPMAGIISAVVGGLLVSRINGSYMTINGPAAGLIVVILAATQTLGQGDAMQGYRCTLAAIVVASALQIAMGLLKAGRLNAYFPASVVHGMLAAIGIIIMAKQFHIMVGVKPEAASDDLLATIAEIPHSLLDPNPEIALIGAVGLLILIAWSLMRSRYLKMVPAPLLVVLAGMALGKYFDLDHEHIYMFHPDNPILPHHEYTVGPKFLVTIPEDFTAGFYLPDFSKVWTADFWGAAISICLVGSLETLLSAVAVDKLDPYKRCSNLNRDLTAVGAGNLICGLIGGLPMIAEIVRSSANITNGAKTGWANFFHGAFLLLFVALFPHVIHEIPLASLAALLVYTGFRLASPREFAKTMDIGWEQLTLFVITILGVLATDLLIGVAIGILAKLAIHMLRGVDPKHLLKISYRIEEVPPDTFVIHVDGSAIFSNFIALKSEVADFPVGKTVIFDLSNADFIDHTVMEFIDHFRHDYVQRGGHCEIRGLESHVPYSSHPLAARKRKSPAKDSGKVKLGRQAG, encoded by the coding sequence ATGAACACAGCGACGATTGCCGAGAGTATCCCGCCGGACGGCATGGCCGGCCTGCGAGCACACTGGAAAAGCGACTTGGTCTCGGGCTTTCTAATCTTCCTGATCGCCCTGCCCCTTTGCCTTGGAGTCGCCATGGCCTCGGGCTTCCCGCCCATGGCCGGGATCATTTCGGCCGTGGTCGGAGGCCTCCTGGTTTCCCGGATCAACGGCTCCTACATGACCATCAACGGCCCTGCCGCCGGACTCATCGTGGTCATTCTTGCCGCTACCCAGACATTGGGCCAGGGCGACGCGATGCAGGGTTATCGCTGCACGCTGGCTGCCATCGTGGTGGCCTCGGCACTGCAGATCGCGATGGGATTACTCAAGGCGGGACGCCTCAACGCCTATTTCCCGGCTTCCGTGGTCCACGGCATGCTCGCTGCGATCGGCATCATCATCATGGCCAAGCAGTTCCACATCATGGTGGGCGTCAAACCGGAGGCCGCCAGCGACGACCTGCTCGCGACGATTGCCGAGATTCCCCACAGCCTGCTCGACCCCAACCCGGAAATCGCGCTGATCGGCGCCGTGGGCCTTTTGATCCTCATCGCCTGGTCGCTGATGCGAAGCCGCTATCTCAAGATGGTGCCGGCACCGCTGCTGGTCGTGCTCGCCGGCATGGCGCTCGGCAAATATTTCGATCTGGATCATGAACATATTTATATGTTCCATCCGGACAACCCGATTCTGCCGCACCACGAATACACCGTCGGCCCCAAGTTCCTGGTGACCATTCCGGAGGACTTCACCGCGGGTTTCTATCTCCCTGATTTTTCCAAGGTCTGGACGGCGGACTTCTGGGGCGCCGCGATCAGCATCTGCCTGGTCGGCAGCCTGGAAACGCTGCTCAGCGCGGTGGCGGTGGACAAACTCGACCCTTACAAGCGCTGCTCCAACCTGAACCGCGATCTCACCGCCGTCGGCGCCGGCAACCTGATCTGCGGCTTGATCGGAGGACTGCCGATGATCGCGGAAATCGTGCGCAGCTCGGCCAACATCACCAACGGAGCGAAGACCGGCTGGGCCAACTTTTTCCACGGCGCCTTCCTGCTGCTGTTCGTCGCGCTGTTCCCGCACGTCATTCACGAGATTCCGCTGGCTTCGCTGGCAGCGCTGCTGGTGTATACCGGTTTCCGGCTGGCCTCGCCCAGGGAATTCGCCAAGACCATGGATATCGGCTGGGAACAGTTGACGCTGTTCGTGATCACCATTCTCGGCGTGCTCGCCACGGATCTGTTGATCGGCGTTGCCATCGGCATTCTCGCCAAGCTGGCGATCCACATGCTGCGGGGCGTTGATCCGAAACACCTGCTCAAGATTTCCTATCGGATAGAAGAGGTTCCGCCCGACACCTTTGTGATCCACGTCGACGGCTCTGCGATCTTCTCCAATTTCATCGCCCTGAAAAGCGAAGTCGCGGATTTTCCCGTCGGCAAGACCGTGATCTTCGACCTGTCGAATGCCGATTTCATCGACCACACCGTGATGGAATTCATCGACCATTTCCGGCATGACTACGTGCAGCGAGGCGGCCATTGCGAAATACGGGGCCTCGAATCCCACGTACCGTATTCGAGCCATCCCCTGGCCGCAAGAAAACGCAAATCGCCGGCGAAGGACTCCGGCAAAGTCAAATTGGGCAGGCAAGCCGGCTGA
- a CDS encoding inositol monophosphatase family protein, producing the protein MFPEIALLEALLKDVAQRELLPRFARSQRSVKPDGSIVTEADLAAQERLVAELRKLTPSFEVLGEEMSGEEQRGLLMRAGPGLWCLDPLDGTSNFAAGIPFFSISLALIREERSVLGLVYDPVRDELFHAKAGGGAWLNGERLMPRRVGLPLRRCIAVVDFKRLDRALRRRLADEPPFSSQRNFGSTALEWCWLAAGRYHLYLHGGQKLWDYAAGMLILGEAGGRATRLAHESSTAGDMGMRSAVAALDPDLFAQWVSWLGAAPLEG; encoded by the coding sequence ATGTTTCCCGAAATCGCACTCCTGGAGGCATTGCTCAAAGACGTCGCGCAGAGGGAGTTGCTCCCTCGTTTCGCCCGCTCCCAGCGGTCGGTCAAGCCCGACGGCAGCATCGTGACCGAGGCCGACCTGGCCGCTCAAGAGCGGCTGGTCGCAGAACTCCGCAAGCTGACGCCAAGTTTCGAGGTGCTCGGCGAGGAAATGAGCGGGGAGGAGCAACGTGGACTCCTGATGCGCGCCGGGCCCGGCCTGTGGTGCCTGGATCCATTGGATGGGACCAGCAATTTCGCGGCCGGCATTCCTTTCTTTTCGATTTCGCTGGCCCTGATCCGGGAGGAGCGTTCGGTGCTGGGGTTGGTCTACGATCCGGTGCGCGACGAGCTTTTTCATGCCAAGGCCGGCGGCGGCGCATGGTTGAACGGCGAGCGTCTGATGCCGCGGCGTGTCGGTCTGCCCTTGCGGCGCTGCATCGCCGTGGTCGATTTCAAGCGTCTCGATCGCGCCTTAAGACGCCGGCTGGCGGACGAGCCACCGTTCAGCTCGCAACGCAACTTCGGTTCGACGGCCCTGGAGTGGTGCTGGCTGGCCGCGGGCCGTTACCATCTTTATTTGCACGGCGGCCAGAAGCTGTGGGACTACGCCGCTGGAATGCTGATCCTGGGCGAAGCCGGCGGCCGGGCAACGCGCCTCGCCCATGAGTCGTCGACCGCGGGGGACATGGGCATGCGTTCCGCCGTGGCCGCGCTCGATCCCGATTTGTTTGCCCAGTGGGTATCGTGGCTGGGCGCGGCGCCGTTGGAGGGATAG
- the fdxA gene encoding ferredoxin FdxA, producing MTFVVTENCIKCKYTDCVDVCPVDCFHEGPNFLVIDPDECIDCTLCEPECPAHAIYSEDELPEGQEQFIQLNAELSKIWPSISEVKDALPDADEWNGKPDKLQYLER from the coding sequence ATGACTTTTGTTGTGACTGAAAACTGCATCAAATGCAAATACACCGATTGCGTTGATGTCTGTCCGGTGGATTGTTTTCACGAGGGCCCCAATTTTCTCGTCATCGACCCCGATGAATGTATCGATTGCACGCTGTGTGAACCCGAATGCCCCGCTCATGCGATCTATTCGGAGGACGAACTGCCCGAAGGGCAGGAGCAGTTCATCCAGTTGAACGCCGAGCTTTCCAAGATCTGGCCCAGCATTTCCGAAGTGAAGGATGCCCTCCCCGACGCCGACGAGTGGAATGGCAAGCCGGACAAGCTGCAGTATCTTGAGCGCTGA